From the Desulfovibrio sp. Huiquan2017 genome, the window GACCATCCCCCGGCGCACGGCGCTGGGCTTCGACACCAACCGACTGAACCTGCTCCTGGCCGTGCTCGAAAAGCGGCTCCGGCTGAACCTGAGCGGACACGACATCTACGCCAAGATCTCCGGCGGGCTGGCCTCGCGCGACCCCGGACTGGACCTGGCCGTGGTGGCCGCGCTCATGTCCTCCTTCTACGATCAGCCGTTGCCCGAAGCCTCGGTCTTCTGGGGCGAAATCGACCTGAACGGGCAGGTGCGCCCCGTGGCCGCCCACGACGTGCGCCTCAAGCAGGCCGGACGGCTGGGCCACGGCCCGGTCTGCCACTCGGGCACGGCCCCGACCCTGGCCGACCTGCAACGGCTGCTCTTCGGCAGGCGATAGCGGACCCATGACATTTTCACCAAAACAGTGATACGCTCACCCCGACCGCGCCGCCCGAGGCGCGGCCAACGGACGCAAGCGCACCGCGCCCCGGCGCGACGAACACCGACCTCAATCCGGAGGAAGACATGACCGACATTCTCGATTGGACCAACGCGGACCTGGACCGATTGGACACGGCGACCTATGCGGACAGAGCCGACGACATGGCCGCGCGGCTGCGCGAGGAAACCGGCGCGGGCAGGCTGCCCTTCCTGACCATGCCCTACGCGACGGAGCTGAAACAGCAGTTGGCCGGCCTCAAGGAGCGCCTCGGCGGATTCGAGCACATGCTCCTGCTCGGCATCGGAGGTTCGGCCCTGGGCGCGCGCGCCCTGCAAAAAGCCTTTTACCCCGAGCAGGACCGGCCCGGCCACCGGGGCCGGAGCCTGTGGATCGCGGACAACGTGGACGCCTACGCCCTGGCCGCCTACATGGACAAGCTGCCGCCCGAAAAGACCGTGGTGGTCACGGTGTCCAAGTCCGGCGGGACCATCGAGACCGTGGGCCAGTATTTCATCGTCAAGGAATGGATGAAGGAACGGCTCGGCGACAAGTGGGCCGACAACATGCTCCTGGTCACCGACGCGGAAAAAGGCTTTTTGCGCGGCGAGGCCGATACCTACGGCATCACGGCCCTGCCCGTGCCCGACAATCTCGGCGGGCGCTACTCCGTGCTCTCGGCCGTGGGCCTGATCCCGGCCCTGTTTCTGGGCATGGACATCGACGCCCTCATGGCCGGGGCGCGCGAGGTGGCCGACGTCCTGGCCGCCCCGTCCCTGACCGGCGCAACCCTGGCCCGGACCCAGGCCTTCCGCCTGGCCGCCTGGGGCGCGGCCCTCATGGACAAGGGCTTTACGGAGATGATCTTTTTCGCCTATATCCCCTTGTGGGCCAGCTTCGGGGACTGGTTCGCCCAGTTGTGGGCCGAGTCCCTGGGCAAGGAAGGCCGAGGCAGCCAGCCCGTGCCCGCCGTGGGCGTGACCGACCAGCACTCGGTCAACCAGATGTTCATGGACGGCGTGCGCAACAAGGCGTGCCTCTTCCTGACCTGCCCGGCCCTGCCCGACGGGCCGAGCTTTCCGGCGGATCTGCCCGACCAGTTCGCCTACGTTCGGGGCAAACCCTTCGGGGAATTGATCCGGGCCGAGGGACTGGGCACACGCATGGCCCTGTCGAAAAACGGCGTGCCCCTGGTGGAAATCCAGGTGGGAGAGGACGGCCCCCGGCAGGCGGGCAAGCTCATCGGGATGCTCGGCGCGGCCACCATCCTGACCGGCTGGCTCATGGGCATCAACCCCCTGGACCAGCCCGCCGTGGAGCTGGGCAAACGGCTGGCCAAGGCGCGCATGGACGCCGACGGACTGGCGGAGGAAAAGGCGGACCTGAACGCCTTCCTGAACGCCGAACGAGACATACGGGAGTTCTGAGCCATTGCTGAATAATCGAGAGGAAAGCGGCAGCCCGCTCCAGTTCGTCCGGGTCATCTCCTGGTCGCTGCTGGTCATCATTCTGAGCTTCAGTCTGCTGTTGTCGCTCTTCATCTCCAAATATGCGGAGCAGACCCTGCTCGAAAAGCAGGAGGCCTTCGCCCTGCTCCTGGCCGAAAACGTCAGCCACCAACTGTTCACCCGCTTCGTCATCCCCACGGTGCTGAAGTTCGGGGCCATCCGGCTGCGCAATGAGGACCAGGCCAACGCCATGGACAAGGTGGTCCGCTCGACCATCCACAGCTTCCACGTCTCATCCCTGCGCATCTACGACCACGAGGGGAACATTACCTATTCCCTGAACAAGGACGAGATCGGCAGCGACGGCAATGCCGACTACATGGTCAGGAAGACCTGGGACACCGAGGACTTCAGCGCGGAAATCCTGTCCAAGGTCTCCAAGATTGCCTCCCTGTTCCGGGTCAGCCTCGATCCCGGCTCCATGGTCCTGCGCGCCTACTACCCCCTGCGGGTCGAGCGCAGCCTGACCGACATCGAGTCCAACCCGATCATGGGCATCCTGGAATTCCAGCAGGACATCACCGCCGACTACCTGGCCACCCTCAACTTCGAGCGCTTGATCATCGCCTTCTCCCTGATCACCTCGCTGGTTCTCTTCTTCCTGGTCCTGACCGTGCTGCGCCGGGCCGAGCGGCTGAGCAACAAGCAATTGCGCGAACAGGAGCGGCTCATCTTCGAGCTGCAACAACAGGAGAAGCTGGCGGGCATGGGCCGCATGGTCGCGGGCGTGGCCCACGAAATCCGCAATCCGCTGGGGATCATCTGCTCCAGCTCCGAACTGATCCTCAAGAAAGCCAGAAAGGAAAACAGTTCGCACGTGCGCATCCTCGAAGCCCTGCACGAGGAGGCCAAACGGCTGTCGCGCACGGTCACGGAATTTCTGGACTACGCCCGACCCAAGAAACCGACCCTGCACGACGTGGACGTCAAGTCCATCCTCGAACAGGTGGTGGTCTTCATGGAGCCCGAGTGCGAGAAACTCGGCGTGACCGTGGACCGCGATTACGACGGCGACATGACGACCCGGGGCGACAAGGACCTGCTCTACCGCGCCTTCTACAACCTGGTGGCCAACGCGCTCCAGGCCATGAACGGCCCGGGCGAACTGTCCATCAGCGCGGCCAGGGGCGAAGAGGGGCTGCACGTAACCCTGGTCGATTCCGGCCCGGGCTTCGCCCCCGAGCACCTGGAGCGGGTGCGCGACCCGTTCTTCACCACCAAGGACACCGGGACCGGCCTGGGGCTGGCCCTGGTCTCGACCATCTTCGAGAGCCACGGCGCGGAAATGGCCCTGAGCAACGCCGAAGAGGGCGGCGCCCGGGTGGACGTCATCTTCCCCGCCTAAGTCCGCAACCAGGAGAGATACATAACATGTCCAAAGCATGGATACAGGCCAAGCACTCGGAATTCGTCCGGGACCTGTTCAAATTCTTCTGCCAGGCGTGCGACCAGTTGGAACGGCAGTTCATCCGCTTCGACGAGGACGGCACGGTGGAATTCGACGTCCTCAAGGACCTGGTCGGCGACGAGATGAACAAGGGACTGCTCTGGCGCATGAAGGACACGGCCCACCACGTTTTCCGCAACGACCCCCACGCCCAGTTGGGCGGGCAGTTCCTGGACTGGGCCCTGGGCTACATCTTCCACGAGACCCTGAAGCTCAAGGAGGACGCCTACCAGAAACAGAATTACGCGCCCTGGTTCCACCGTCTTTACGAAGGCGACCTGAACACCTCGGAAAAGGACGTCACCCAACAGCTCTTCCAGGTCCTCAACCAGACCGAGGAGTCCATGCGCCGCGAGATCGACCGCATCCGGTTCATCATCGCCAAAGGCCGCCAGTTGCTGCCCTACTACCTGCACCGCTACAGCGACAACATGCTGCTCGCCCGCTACATCTTCTCGCAGAACGAACTGGTCCGATCCGTGTTCGCCGACGAATACGACGGCCTGATCGCCGCCATCTACGGGGACGAGCCCGAACGCATGTACATCCTGGCCAGCCAGTCCCTGCGGCTGGGCGGATGGGTGGAGGAAGCGGCCCAGGCCGTGGATGAAGCCGTCCGGGAGAATCCGACCAGCAAAATGGTGTTGCAAGAAAAGAAAATTATTGATAATTGGTCCGATAGAACAACTACATGACCCGGTCTTTCGCCGGGAAATGTGAACCGTGATTCATATGAGGAGGCCGTGAATGAAAAAGCTGTTTTTACTGGCAATTGCCCTGTGCGTCGTGTTCGCCTGGGGCTGTTCCAAAAAAGTTCAGACCGAACCCGAAGTGGTTGTGGTCGAAGAAACGGAAGTCGTCGTCGAGCAGCCCGCACCCGCGCCCGTGGTTGATCCCATGGCCGTGTACAAGGCCGAATACGATGCCCTGCCCGTGACCCACACTGTGACCAAGGGCGAGTGCCTGTGGTGGATTTCCGAGTACAAGCATGTGTACAACGATCCCTTCATGTGGCCCTTGATCTACAAGGCCAACCGCGACAAGATCAAGAATCCCGACCTGATCTACCCCGGCCAGCAGTTTGATGTGCCCCGCTACGGGTTCGACCTTGAAGAAGTGAAGGCCTCCCGCAAGCAGGCCGGTGCCCCCTGGCAGGCTCTTGAGCCCGGACAGGACGCCGTCATTCCTGCGGAGATGCGCGCCGCGCTCGGCTACAGCTTCTAACGGCCCGCCTCACCAGCCATACAGACCCGCCCGTCCCTTCCGGACGGGCGGGTTTTCTGTTGGCGGGCGGGGCGGTTTCCGATTGCAACGCAAGAAACGGATGGTTAGGTGTACGGGCCTGGGGTATTCAAGACCCCATGCGTACCGAGACAGCCATCAGCCCAATGCACCCCGGTGACCGGGCCCTGCTCCCAACCCTCTCCGCCATCTGGGGCGGGTCGTTCTCTCTGAACGCCATAGCCCTGCGCGGCCTGGCCGCCCTGACCGCCGCGTTGCATCGGGCCGTCCGGCCCCACTTGCGTAGCCAGCCACAGTTCCCGATCCTCGGTAGCGAAGCGACCAACGCCAGCCTAGTCACGCTGTTCATTCCGTTCAGCGCCACAGCCCTGGGTATTGTCTTCCCGGGCGCCCCCTTCACCCCTTGCCTTTTTTTCGGCATACTCATCGTGTCCGGGGCCGCCCTGCTCATCGACGGGCGTCTCCGGCCGTCCCGGAGGCAATCATGACCC encodes:
- a CDS encoding glucose-6-phosphate isomerase, whose amino-acid sequence is MTDILDWTNADLDRLDTATYADRADDMAARLREETGAGRLPFLTMPYATELKQQLAGLKERLGGFEHMLLLGIGGSALGARALQKAFYPEQDRPGHRGRSLWIADNVDAYALAAYMDKLPPEKTVVVTVSKSGGTIETVGQYFIVKEWMKERLGDKWADNMLLVTDAEKGFLRGEADTYGITALPVPDNLGGRYSVLSAVGLIPALFLGMDIDALMAGAREVADVLAAPSLTGATLARTQAFRLAAWGAALMDKGFTEMIFFAYIPLWASFGDWFAQLWAESLGKEGRGSQPVPAVGVTDQHSVNQMFMDGVRNKACLFLTCPALPDGPSFPADLPDQFAYVRGKPFGELIRAEGLGTRMALSKNGVPLVEIQVGEDGPRQAGKLIGMLGAATILTGWLMGINPLDQPAVELGKRLAKARMDADGLAEEKADLNAFLNAERDIREF
- a CDS encoding ATP-binding protein is translated as MLNNREESGSPLQFVRVISWSLLVIILSFSLLLSLFISKYAEQTLLEKQEAFALLLAENVSHQLFTRFVIPTVLKFGAIRLRNEDQANAMDKVVRSTIHSFHVSSLRIYDHEGNITYSLNKDEIGSDGNADYMVRKTWDTEDFSAEILSKVSKIASLFRVSLDPGSMVLRAYYPLRVERSLTDIESNPIMGILEFQQDITADYLATLNFERLIIAFSLITSLVLFFLVLTVLRRAERLSNKQLREQERLIFELQQQEKLAGMGRMVAGVAHEIRNPLGIICSSSELILKKARKENSSHVRILEALHEEAKRLSRTVTEFLDYARPKKPTLHDVDVKSILEQVVVFMEPECEKLGVTVDRDYDGDMTTRGDKDLLYRAFYNLVANALQAMNGPGELSISAARGEEGLHVTLVDSGPGFAPEHLERVRDPFFTTKDTGTGLGLALVSTIFESHGAEMALSNAEEGGARVDVIFPA
- a CDS encoding LysM peptidoglycan-binding domain-containing protein, which produces MKKLFLLAIALCVVFAWGCSKKVQTEPEVVVVEETEVVVEQPAPAPVVDPMAVYKAEYDALPVTHTVTKGECLWWISEYKHVYNDPFMWPLIYKANRDKIKNPDLIYPGQQFDVPRYGFDLEEVKASRKQAGAPWQALEPGQDAVIPAEMRAALGYSF